One Pullulanibacillus sp. KACC 23026 DNA segment encodes these proteins:
- the dnaB gene encoding replicative DNA helicase, whose product MSDLFTDRTPPSNIEAEQAVLGAIFLEPNSIVTASEVLTPEDFYRSAHQRIYSVMLDLSERGEPVDVITLTAELRDRKQLDEVGGLSYLTELANSAPTAANIEYYSHIVEEKAILRRLIRTATQIVSDGYQREDEVESILDDAEKTILEVSQKKRSTAFQSIKDVLVETYDNIELLNNRKGDVTGIPTGFIELDRMTAGFQRNDLIIVAARPSVGKTAFALNIAQNVAIKANENVAIFSLEMGAQQLVMRMLCAEGNIDAQRLRTGRLEEADWQKLTMAMGSLSNAGIYIDDTPGIRVNEIRAKCRRLQQERGLGMILIDYLQLIQGSSSRGSENRQQEVSEISRTLKALARELNVPVIALSQLSRGVESRQDKRPMMSDIRESGSIEQDADIVAFLYRDDYYDKESEKQNIIEIIIAKQRNGPVGTVELAFVKEYNKFVNLDRRHDERNMPPGA is encoded by the coding sequence ATGAGTGATTTATTTACGGATCGAACCCCTCCAAGTAATATAGAGGCCGAGCAAGCGGTCCTTGGGGCTATATTTCTAGAACCTAACAGCATTGTAACGGCATCGGAGGTCTTGACACCAGAAGACTTCTACCGATCCGCACACCAACGAATTTATAGTGTCATGCTCGATCTTTCTGAACGGGGAGAGCCCGTAGATGTCATCACTTTAACAGCGGAATTACGAGACCGAAAACAGCTTGATGAGGTCGGTGGACTCAGCTACCTAACAGAATTGGCCAATTCAGCTCCAACGGCTGCTAATATTGAATACTATAGTCACATTGTAGAAGAGAAGGCGATACTAAGACGTTTAATTCGAACGGCTACCCAGATTGTTTCAGATGGTTATCAGAGAGAAGACGAAGTCGAATCTATTTTAGATGATGCGGAAAAAACAATCTTGGAAGTGTCACAAAAGAAACGGTCAACCGCTTTTCAATCGATCAAAGATGTCTTAGTTGAAACCTATGATAATATTGAACTTTTAAATAATCGCAAAGGTGATGTAACCGGGATCCCAACAGGTTTTATTGAACTCGATCGTATGACAGCAGGCTTTCAAAGAAATGATTTAATTATTGTTGCCGCTCGTCCTTCTGTTGGTAAAACGGCTTTTGCATTAAATATTGCTCAAAATGTGGCAATCAAGGCCAATGAAAATGTGGCGATTTTCAGTCTCGAGATGGGTGCTCAGCAGCTTGTTATGCGTATGCTTTGTGCTGAGGGAAATATTGATGCCCAAAGGCTGAGAACAGGACGTTTGGAAGAAGCGGATTGGCAAAAGCTCACAATGGCAATGGGAAGTCTTTCTAATGCCGGGATTTACATTGATGATACACCAGGGATTCGTGTTAATGAAATCCGTGCAAAATGCCGTCGTCTTCAACAAGAACGCGGCCTCGGAATGATTTTGATCGATTACTTGCAGTTAATCCAAGGGAGTTCTTCTAGGGGAAGTGAGAACCGTCAGCAAGAGGTCTCAGAAATCTCTCGAACTTTAAAAGCCCTTGCGCGTGAATTAAATGTCCCAGTTATTGCCCTTTCTCAGCTTTCACGGGGCGTTGAGTCACGCCAAGACAAACGCCCGATGATGTCAGATATTCGAGAGAGCGGTAGTATTGAGCAAGATGCGGATATTGTTGCCTTTCTTTATCGTGATGATTATTATGACAAAGAATCTGAGAAACAGAACATCATTGAGATCATTATTGCCAAGCAACGTAATGGTCCTGTTGGAACAGTCGAACTCGCCTTTGTCAAAGAATATAATAAGTTTGTGAACTTGGACCGACGCCATGATGAGCGGAATATGCCACCAGGCGCTTAA
- the rplI gene encoding 50S ribosomal protein L9, with the protein MKVIFLQDVKGKGKQGEVKEVSEGYARNYLIPRNLVVEANKGNLKQLELKKKGEEKQAEKEYEEALALKETLENTEVTLLAKAGEGGRLFGSITSKQIAEALKKDKIKVDKRKLELNEPIRTLGYTNVPIKLHPKVTATLKVQVKEQ; encoded by the coding sequence ATGAAAGTTATCTTTCTACAAGATGTTAAGGGAAAAGGAAAACAGGGTGAGGTAAAAGAGGTTTCGGAAGGTTATGCCCGTAACTATTTAATACCTCGGAATTTAGTCGTTGAAGCTAATAAGGGGAATCTTAAGCAGTTAGAACTAAAGAAAAAGGGCGAAGAAAAACAAGCCGAGAAGGAATATGAAGAAGCGCTCGCGCTTAAAGAAACCCTTGAAAATACAGAAGTCACCCTCTTGGCAAAAGCGGGTGAGGGCGGTCGCCTTTTTGGATCCATTACTAGTAAACAGATCGCAGAGGCACTTAAAAAAGATAAAATCAAAGTGGACAAACGTAAGCTTGAATTAAATGAGCCTATTCGGACATTGGGTTATACGAATGTGCCAATTAAACTACATCCTAAAGTCACGGCAACCTTAAAAGTGCAGGTGAAGGAGCAATAA